The following proteins are encoded in a genomic region of Oceanisphaera profunda:
- the kdsC gene encoding 3-deoxy-manno-octulosonate-8-phosphatase KdsC, with amino-acid sequence MEQSALYGPIDRSVWLRLSQIRLLICDVDGVLSDGLIYLGNQGEEFKTFNTKDGFGMKALINAGIEVAIITGRDSRIVADRMAALGVKHVYQGQSDKRLSFNALLTDLNLNAEQVAYIGDDVVDLTVMELCGLGVAVSDAHPLVRQRADYVTQLAGGRGCVRELCDLMLEARGILHLAQGMSV; translated from the coding sequence ATGGAACAATCTGCCCTTTATGGCCCCATTGACCGCAGCGTTTGGCTGCGCTTAAGCCAAATCCGGTTGCTGATTTGTGATGTGGACGGCGTGCTATCTGATGGCCTAATTTATTTAGGCAATCAAGGCGAAGAATTTAAAACCTTTAATACCAAAGACGGTTTTGGCATGAAAGCGCTGATCAATGCGGGCATAGAAGTGGCCATTATTACCGGTCGCGACTCACGCATCGTCGCGGATCGCATGGCAGCCCTTGGCGTTAAGCATGTCTATCAAGGCCAAAGTGATAAACGCCTTAGCTTTAACGCCTTGCTCACAGACTTAAACCTTAACGCTGAGCAAGTGGCCTACATTGGCGACGACGTGGTCGACTTAACGGTGATGGAACTATGTGGTTTAGGCGTTGCAGTTAGTGATGCCCATCCTTTAGTGCGCCAGCGGGCGGATTATGTGACGCAACTGGCAGGTGGCCGTGGTTGTGTGCGTGAACTGTGCGACCTTATGCTAGAAGCGCGCGGTATTTTGCATCTCGCCCAAGGCATGAGCGTATGA